In Plasmodium malariae genome assembly, chromosome: 11, the following proteins share a genomic window:
- a CDS encoding transcription factor with AP2 domain(s), putative has translation MENLFSSSLIAKTVNNGKNINSNDKNKKKEIIKKCSEDFLSQRNISNNNNNDNGNNNDNLGNDTSINMDSCNNNNSSSTNNSSSTNNSSSTNNNSSTNNSSSTNNSRSTNNSRSTNNSSSTNNSRSTNNSSSTNNSSSNNMNKNNSSNNSNIKHMSYSKNNKTIYDANLKSAYNIDNARFDIIASKNYYENTNIEESTKKNNFDSLNLISKEYNSSYYYDDIKCKGDKVFLNNKLSTDNNENIKVNANDNKNKCTNESENKIFENFKHDIIKSSDDLDYHGFTLDNNYYQYKNKNKVSNIEEQIDNDKNEIDNNKNEIDNNNNLKNNSIIRRLYSNDSKYIIKDHIASHFRACKQENKNKDNNNMLLLRDIYKKHRNHIVYSSDLLNNYCLHEKINFSNNQNKKKIQNKIHKQIPNDNNTINKNDYYSNINNNLTKGMSNSELLLNESKNNDFLSEHVKNAQHLDENSNAKSFHINTTRGTSTIGSTYSNREKNSIKGKYAISGTNTIRSTNTRRGANTDIYLEEEEINTNESKNKDTDENKSTRTDENKSIRIDENKSTRTDENKSIRADENKSTRADENKSTRTDENKSTRTDENKSTRTDECTKNTIKNRNIEKKNNNTDLNTKGNLRKNNYINYLKIANIKIDKRKNLGIGKKDSSHIIKSYSFKYDNRRTKVNRINLTLNKKAYVTKNFQIIASKGEAYFGELLNKSKIKKKNNNMNSNRNIKNNNTNNSNNFSSNISNSNNSNSNNSNSNNSNSNNSNSNNSNSNNSNSNNNMKNWNVTKKIIPRKDEEIKGKDDNNNIFNSENNFNNCNHFIIGNDKQSYEFKKCENNYERREYANLDFFPFESIKNKEKNNEENNGNPVRGNDKSGKLKKSKFLEECEEKEECEEKEECEEKEECAQGEEGEEEEDKDEYENENNNSNTDENANEEDNKDDTENENNYEEERKKKIENNKIDLSKLHYGNSCMYYMCNLKNNKTKKDKINYKFQEDKNNCNYVKNSNNYMLIKKRNDKVNKIQNCGVNDELTIFTDFSPELAMEILNKKKDLSFSSKWGINCEKNNCVTSNIISTSNTVNTHNNCIVYKSVKMEMRKEEKEVEQELEEDAKIKVGKYCAKNDYNINNINSNNINSNNINSNNINSNNINSNNINSNNNSSNNNNSISNNSNNINSNNNSSNNNNRNNNNSNNNSNNNNNNSNNNNNNSVNNISINNSSNNNNSISNNSNNINSNNNSSNNNNRNNNNSNNNSNNNNNNSNNNNNNSVNNISINNNSNNNNSINNNSTSTTITTTATNNKNNNCSYNSDTYNVFDTKGGNTNWESGLSRMSVNNILEEERELRKEKIQNNLNKSVITVENLEISMEINKKGDNNNEDGVGRLKKETQNNEKGNDKNIEQYIDRYRTKCNEKKWKKNSEKNSEQYRDKNGDKTFKKKIEKNKNCSNSEEILTIRQEQNVLKYGTSSGKNVNVNIEGVVFHDRKVNVQQDDYCLLEEEKADKLSKGRKEMEIGNYKILKNTRVRENLNVEDIRLPYDHAHNNEQIGKEEEEVEEEEMKEEEMEEEEVEEEEMKEEEVEEEEVEEEEVEEEKVEEEKVEEEEVEEEEVEEKEVEEKEVEEKVVEEKEVEEKEVDKECKIDNIQNHIDYIMKNDDIDFSKINIKANESYVKINFFLNEYILKYKEFHNSDLLFCFGESSEEDVISEKNLLKESDTDSGNDNGNDSRNGNVNDNGNDNILRKGNDKILDIKKKQSFNPLNRKKMKQQKNRKINYDAVDTMWQPHFHPHNKEFRVRYRYKGSMRLKTISCKYFGYLTSKKISILFLFRWILCGKYIAEKTKRSRLSISDINEYNLPELLSKKRKKRRSNYMTDEEFKNYEEKKTKEFYEHVYKINNFLLSNYKDDTFISKLKNIINSCDKQFKKEEILNILNECLRDKLTTEKKKEYLKQIKNEKVIRKVATSIGQKRFNNCNIDDNNATNENQCHCANGTANDDESCSASGGATSSGAIDGATDGALNGAVDDIVDDIVDDTRDNNFDREYCNRTKRTKTPLNNECNSNCSRDSSSSSSSSSTFNYNKKRRRITQKGNVNKRKKNNTNAFCSSFNNNKEKIVLLNSKKEKENFPKKINNSYNNKIDIHRKRERISRNTCSRYNLKETKKLKDDKKLLEILDKSNISSTFGFSEKRSHGDFTNGLKVKACERILRANRSVNSGRENREINDGGNRGMNGGGNRGMNSGGNRGMNSGGNRGMNSGGNRGMNSGGNRGMNSGGNRGMNSGGNRGMSNGGNRGMSNGGNRGMNNGGNRGVNREDNNGWYSGKEGSSSYVSENCNSNRNIKCVNSVCSNRNSGMNMNREDNLNSYDRYDRLKPQIFNKIINTSYAELEKLSDKEEIEEYYNSLIELKKCLYVKSTHNNSSLDKIKYLNINDYFIELLNKEYFSSRCDMNINSFSSNRNTNAYDAFLFAIYPSNTKDVNYLNNQFESNFYNKERKMLRIMALPKDGSTFNDSCRLNKTDNCYRSDNHSGNLSYNPNDNNFDNPDDYHSYIRSGNSVSSYLNLNYGNNNNSKKVSNVSTCPSIGNNFLSMKSIRTEENKILSCTGPNGGIKCSKYDVIGVNDVNGVNGINGVNDVNDVNGINGVNDVNDVNGINDVNGINDVNGVNDVSDVKAINDAHITSDNKLKKKLQNVIDVNERLDLFNVRSEENYCQLTYSDRINNNFFYENVQSENNNNNNNNNNNNNNNNNNNNNNNNNNNNNNNNNNNNNNNNNNNNNNNNNIIYNKKRNSYDSGNFRLDSSSVPEIYANTKIFLKKGNNIKECNKLNALNALNERNEKKEMKERKEEEVTYEKLSANFYVPEECHSVKNNVKKSEVCSNSTYHPNGVLNPNDAVHPCGEVHSKEKKEDLELIFNLKSKNKILSNECMNDIKEILEKSKYMNEMNCDICTVHKESLLPEGKNDVSCLCCTYINTINNELKTGYKKKSINAGGKKFRKKGNENVFPRIPLHNSINIISKECSKESSKESSKESSEESSKESSKESSKESSKESSKESSKESSKESSKESSKESSKKSSKESSKNGNSNNNNTNGGNSSSINNDNDRGNNDNGMLNNNCSRNDKAYSYFDPYNILLNVLNKSNYADETEECAVDDNIIEKNIAKAYIKDYVNRNKEKPEISFNNSRINSTSLNDCYNICDRIYNYIIDSGIRSIIYNSAKIGSDENDNGEEQKLQEQHVERENAKESNNEDCKNRSNNTIKNNNSINNITIRSRSKNNICDSSEGRNKGKTLISFLSQELVNSTEISDFDLTYGSNVFQDNIKHRNKKIQKKERERENPKIESSCIKCNFNREIDNLFYSNRYSNTSNNDKSYHDTSHIDTSHIDTSHIDTSHIDTSHIDTSHIDTSHIDASYIDTSYIDTSYNDTLIEGIQEEKEAYEAYEAQEVGVYVGEQSNKHRLSSNSNSQLIINKKNFELIKNFIKQVKEKNCDEYINANDVHDNNKCNDGNKEIIKFSDNPNDLYDDLNNNNKVDIINDHSNNVNKKLNQFHNNKDNEDNKSEYNNSRRNNESANGILQYYRSLKENYYKLKNRNNLNRILITDSLNNN, from the exons agtagtaCTAATAATAGCAGAAGTACtaataatagcagtagtactaataatagcagtagtaataatatgaacaaaaataatagtagcaataatagcaatattaaacatatgagctatagtaaaaataataaaactattTATGATGCTAACCTTAAGAGTGCGTATAATATTGATAATGCACGCTTTGATATAATAGCGtcgaaaaattattatgaaaatactAATATCGAGGAGtcgacaaaaaaaaataatttcgaTTCATTGAATTTAATCTCAAAAGAGTATAATAGTAGCTATTATTATGATGATATTAAATGCAAAGGAGATAaggtatttttaaataataaattgtctactgataataatgaaaacataaaagTGAACgcaaatgataataaaaataaatgcacgAACGAAAGcgaaaacaaaatttttgaaaattttaaacacGACATTATAAAAAGCAGTGATGACCTTGATTATCATGGCTTTACCCTAGATAACAATTATTAtcagtataaaaataaaaacaaagtgAGTAATATCGAGGAACAAATagataatgataaaaatgaaattgataataataaaaatgaaattgataataataataatttaaaaaacaacAGTATTATAAGAAGATTGTATTCTAAtgattcaaaatatattattaaagatCACATTGCAAGTCATTTTCGCGCATGCAAacaggaaaataaaaataaagataacaataatatgCTACTTTTaagagatatatataaaaaacatagaaATCATATTGTTTATAGCAgtgatttattaaataactattgtttacatgaaaaaataaacttttcaaataatcaaaataaaaaaaaaattcaaaataaaatacataaacaaattccgaatgataataatacaataaataaaaacgaCTATTATagcaatataaataataacttgACAAAAGGTATGTCAAATTCTGAGCTACTTCTTaatgaaagtaaaaataatgattttcTCTCTGAGCACGTTAAAAATGCTCAACATTTAGATGAAAACTCTAATGCGAAATCCTTTCATATCAATACAACTCGAGGCACAAGCACAATTGGAAGCACATATTCgaatagagaaaaaaacTCGATTAAAGGCAAATATGCAATTAGCGGTACAAACACGATTAGAAGCACAAATACAAGAAGGGGTGCAAatacagatatatatttagaagaggaagaaataaacacaaatgaaagtaaaaataaagatacagatgaaaataaaagtacaagaacagatgaaaataaaagtataagaatagatgaaaataaaagtacaagaacagatgaaaataaaagtataagagcagatgaaaataaaagtacaagagcagatgaaaataaaagtacaagaacagatgaaaataaaagtacaagaacagatgaaaataaaagtacAAGAACAGATGAATGCACGAAAAATACTATTAAAAACAGAaacattgaaaaaaaaaataataatactgaTTTGAATACCAAAggaaatttaagaaaaaacaactatattaattatttaaaaattgcaaatattaaaatagataaaagaaaaaatttgggaattggaaaaaaagatagtagtcatattattaaatcaTATTCTTTCAAATATGACAATAGGAGGACAAAAGTTAATCGGATCAATCTcacattaaataaaaaggctTATGTAACTAAAAACTTTCAAATTATTGCATCCAAAGGGGAAGCATATTTTGGTGAACTtctaaataaaagtaaaataaaaaaaaaaaataataatatgaatagcAATAggaacattaaaaataataatacaaataatagtaataattttagtagtaatattagcaatagtaataatagcaatagtaataatagcaatagcaataatagcaatagcaataatagcaatagcaataatagcaatagtaataatagcaatagtaataataatatgaaaaattggaatgttacaaaaaaaattattcccaGAAAAGATGAGGAAATAAAAGGGAaagatgataataataatatatttaatagtgaaaataattttaacaactgtaatcattttattattggaAATGATAAACAATCGTATGAgtttaaaaaatgtgaaaataattatgaacgAAGAGAATATGCTAATCTGGATTTTTTCCCCTTtgaaagtataaaaaataaggagaaaaataatgaagaaaataatggGAATCCTGTTAGAGGGAATGATAAAAgtggaaaattaaaaaaaagcaaatttTTAGAAGAGTGTGAAGAGAAAGAAGAGTGTGAGGAGAAAGAAGAATGTGAGGAGAAAGAAGAATGTGCACAAGGTGAAGAAGGGGAAGAAGAGGAGGATAAGGATGAGTATGAAAATGAGaataataattcaaataCGGATGAAAATGCAAATGAAGAGGATAATAAGGATGATACCGAAAATGAGAACAATTATgaagaagaaagaaaaaaaaaaattgagaaTAACAAAATTGACTTATCGAAATTACATTACGGAAACTCCTGCATGTATTATAtgtgtaatttaaaaaacaataaaacaaaaaaagataaaattaattataaatttcaagaggacaaaaataattgtaattacgtaaaaaatagcaataattatatgttaattaaaaaaaggaatgataaagttaataaaatacaaaattgtGGTGTTAACGATGAGTTAACAATATTTACAGATTTTTCACCTGAGTTAGCAATGGAAAttttgaacaaaaaaaaagatttaagCTTCTCATCGAAATGGGGAATCAACTGCGAAAAAAACAATTGTGTTACAAGTAATATTATCAGTACAAGCAATACAGTCAATACACATAATAATTGCATTGTGTATAAATCTGTTAAAATGGAAATGAGaaaagaagagaaagaaGTGGAACAGGAACTAGAAGAAGATGCTAAAATAAAAGTGGGAAAATATTGTGCCAAGAATgac tataatattaataatattaatagtaataatattaatagtaataatattaatagtaataatattaatagtaataatattaatagcaataatattaatagtaataataatagtagtaataataataatagtattagtaataatagcaataatattaatagtaataataacagtagtaataataataataggaataataataatagtaataacaatagtaataataataataataatagtaataataataataataatagtgttaataatattagtattaataatagtagtaataataataatagtattagtaataatagcaataatattaatagtaataataacagtagtaataataataataggaataataataatagtaataacaatagtaataataataataataatagtaataataataataataatagtgttaataatattagtattaataataatagtaataataataatagtattaataataatagtactagtactactattactactactgctactaataataaaaataataattgcaGTTATAATAGTGATACTTATAATGTGTTTGACACCAAGGGAGGGAATACGAACTGGGAAAGTGGATTATCTCGCATGAGTGTTAATAATATCCTAGAGGAAGAAAGAGAgctaagaaaagaaaaaattcaaaataacCTGAATAAATCAGTAATAACAGTTGAAAATTTGGAAATATCCatggaaataaataaaaagggggataataataatgaagatGGAGTAGGCAGACTTAAAAAGGAAAcacaaaataatgaaaagggTAATGACAAAAATATTGAGCAATATATTGATAGATATAGAACTAAATGTAAtgagaaaaaatggaaaaagaaCAGCGAAAAAAATAGTGAACAATATAGAGATAAAAATGGGGATAAAacttttaagaaaaaaattgaaaaaaataaaaattgcagTAATAGTGAAGAAATTCTCACAATTAGACAAGAGCAAAATGTACTGAAATATGGTACGAGTTCAGGAAAAAAcgttaatgtaaatattgaaGGAGTAGTATTTCATGATAGAAAAGTAAATGTACAACAAGATGATTATTGTTTATTAGAGGAAGAAAAAGCAGATAAGTTAAGCAAAGGAAGGAAAGAAATGGAAATTggaaattacaaaattttaaaaaatacacgTGTACGCGAAAATTTGAACGTAGAAGATATACGGTTACCGTATGATCATGCTCATAATAATGAACAAATTGGAAAAGAGGAGGAGGAAGTGGAAGAAGAGGAAATGAAAGAAGAGGAAATGGAAGAAGAGGAAGTGGAAGAAGAGGAAATGAAAGAAGAGGAAGTGGAAGAAGAGGAAGTGGAAGAAGAGGAAGTGGAAGAGGAGAAAGTGGAAGAGGAGAAAGTGGAAGAGGAGGAAGTGGAAGAGGAGGAAGTGGAAGAGAAGGAAGTTGAAGAAAAGGAAGTTGAAGAAAAGGTAGTGGAGGAGAAGGAAgtggaagaaaaagaagtgGATAAGGAGTGCAAAATagataatatacaaaatcatattgattatataatgaaaaatgatgacattgatttttcaaaaataaatattaaagcTAACGAAAgttatgttaaaataaatttttttctcaatgagtacatattaaaatataaggaaTTTCACAATAGcgatttattattttgcttcGGAGAGTCCAGTGAAGAAGATGTAATATCGGAAAAGAATTTGCTCAAGGAGAGTGATACCGACAGTGGTAATGACAATGGTAATGATAGTCGTAATGGTAATGTTAATGATAATGGTAATGACAATATCTTGCGTAAGGGGAATGACAAAATACTGGacataaagaaaaaacaatcCTTCAATCCACTAAATcggaaaaaaatgaaacagcagaaaaatagaaaaattaattatgatGCTGTAGATACCATGTGGCAACCACATTTTCATCCACATAATAAAGAATTTCGAGtaagatatagatataaaggAAGTATGAGGTTAAAAACTATTTCCTGTAAATATTTTGGCTATTTAACAAGTAAAAAgatttctattttattcctGTTCAGGTGGATATTATGCGGAAAATATATTGCGGAAAAAACGAAGAGATCGAGACTAAGTATTAGcgatataaatgaatataatttaccTGAACTTTTAtcaaagaaaagaaaaaaaagaagaagtaaTTACATGACAGAtgaagaatttaaaaattatgaagaaaagaaaacaaaagaattttatgaacatgtatataaaattaataattttcttttaagtaATTATAAAGATGATACTTTTATTAGTAagttgaaaaatattataaatagttGTGAcaaacaatttaaaaaagaggaaatcttaaatatattaaatgagtGTCTGCGAGATAAATTAACaacagaaaagaaaaaagaatatttaaaacaaattaaaaatgaaaaggttATTAGAAAAGTCGCTACTTCTATTGGCCAGAAGCGTTTTAATAATTGTAACATAGATGATAATAATGCTACAAATGAAAATCAATGCCATTGTGCTAATGGCACTGCAAATGATGATGAGAGTTGTAGTGCAAGTGGTGGAGCAACCAGTAGCGGTGCAATTGACGGTGCAACTGACGGTGCACTTAACGGTGCAGTTGACGATATAGTTGACGATATAGTTGACGATACAAGAGATAATAACTTTGATCGTGAATATTGCAACAgaacaaaaagaacaaagACACCGTTGAATAACGAGTGTAATAGTAACTGTAGTAGagatagtagtagtagtagtagtagtagtagcacatttaattacaataaaaagAGGAGAAGAATTACACAAAAGGGAAATGtgaataaaaggaaaaaaaataataccaATGCTTTTTGCAGtagttttaataataataaggaaaaaattgtacTTCTGAATtcgaaaaaagaaaaagaaaatttcccaaaaaagataaataatagttataataataaaattgacATTCATAGAAAGAGGGAACGTATATCACGAAACACATGCAGTAGATATAATTtgaaagaaacaaaaaaacttaaggatgataaaaaattattagaaatTTTAGATAAATCAAATATTAGTAGTACATTTGGATTTAGTGAAAAAAGAAGTCATGGGGATTTTACTAATGGTCTAAAAGTAAAAGCGTGTGAAAGGATTTTAAGGGCGAACCGGAGTGTTAATAGTGGAAGGGAAAATAGAGAAATAAATGATGGAGGGAATAGAGGAATGAATGGTGGGGGGAATAGAGGAATGAATAGTGGTGGGAATAGAGGAATGAATAGTGGTGGGAATAGAGGAATGAATAGTGGTGGGAATAGAGGAATGAATAGTGGTGGGAATAGAGGAATGAATAGTGGTGGGAATAGAGGAATGAATAGTGGTGGGAATAGAGGAATGAGTAATGGAGGGAATAGAGGAATGAGTAATGGAGGGAATAGAGGAATGAATAATGGAGGGAATAGAGGAGTAAATAGAGAAGATAATAACGGCTGGTATAGCGGCAAGGAAGGCAGCAGTAGTTACGTTAGTGAGAATTGTAATAGCaacagaaatataaaatgtgtaAACAGTGTGTGTAGTAATAGAAACAGTGGAATGAATATGAATAGGGAAGATAATCTAAATAGTTATGATCGTTATGATCGCTTGAAACCAcaaattttcaataaaataattaatacttCTTATGCTGAACTTGAAAAGTTATCCGATAAGGAGGAAATTGAAGAATATTACAACTCGTTAATAGAATTAAAgaaatgtttatatgtaaaaagtacacataataatagcagtctggacaaaataaaatatttgaatattaatgattattttattgaactattaaataaggaatatttttcaaGTAGGTGtgatatgaatataaattcattttcatCTAATAGAAATACAAATGCATATGATGCTTTTCTTTTTGCCATTTACCCATCGAACACTAAAGATGTTAACTACTTAAATAATCAATTTGAgtcaaatttttataataaagaaagaaagatGTTACGAATTATGGCATTACCGAAAGACGGGTCTACTTTTAACGACAGCTGCAGGTTGAACAAGACTGACAATTGTTATCGTAGTGACAATCATAGTGGTAATCTCAGTTACAATccaaatgataataattttgacAATCCCGATGACTATCATAGTTATATTCGTAGTGGCAATTCCGTTAGTTCGTACCTTAATTTAAATTacggtaataataataactcaAAAAAAGTAAGTAATGTTTCTACGTGTCCAAGTATAGGAAATAATTTCCTTTCGATGAAATCGATTCGAAcggaagaaaataaaatattgtcCTGTACTGGACCAAATGGAGGAATAAAATGTAGTAAATATGATGTAATTGGTGTAAATGATGTAAATGGTGTAAATGGTATAAATGGTGTAAATGATGTAAATGATGTAAATGGTATAAATGGTGTAAATGATGTAAATGATGTAAATGGTATAAATGATGTAAATGGTATAAATGATGTAAATGGTGTAAATGATGTAAGTGATGTAAAAGCCATTAATGATGCGCATATTACAAgtgataataaattaaaaaaaaaattacagaaTGTAATTGATGTGAATGAACGCCTCGATTTATTTAACGTGCGCTCAGAAGAAAATTATTGCCAGTTAACATATTCTGACaggataaataataattttttttatgaaaatgtgcaaagtgaaaataataataataataataataataataataataataataataataataataataataataataataataataataataataataataataataataataataataataataataataataataataataataataataataataatataatttacaataagaaaagaaatagcTATGACAGTGGTAATTTCCGTTTAGATAGCTCTTCCGTCCCTGAGATTTAtgcaaatacaaaaatatttttaaaaaagggtaataatattaaagagTGCAATAAACTGAACGCGTTGAACGCGTTGAACGAGAGGAACGAGAAGAAGGAGATGAAGGAGAGAAAGGAGGAAGAAGTAACATACGAAAAGTTAAGTGCCAATTTTTATGTACCTGAAGAATGCCATTCTGTGAAGAATAACGTTAAAAAGAGTGAAGTCTGTTCAAACAGTACGTATCATCCAAATGGTGTGCTTAACCCAAATGATGCAGTTCATCCATGCGGTGAGGTGCATTccaaggaaaaaaaagaagatttggaattaatttttaacttgaaaagtaaaaataaaatactatCAAACGAATGTATGAACGATATAAAGgaaattttggaaaaaagtaaatatatgaatgaaaTGAATTGTGATATATGTACTGTACATAAGGAAAGCTTGTTACCGGAAGGAAAAAACGATGTGTCTTGTTTGTGTTGTACGTATATTAATAccataaataatgaattaaaaacaggatataaaaaaaaaagtatcaaCGCAGGTGGCAAAAAGTTCAGGAAAAAGGGGAACGAGAACGTCTTTCCTCGTATCCCCCTTCACAACAGCATAAATATTATCAGTAAAGAATGCAGTAAAGAAAGCAGTAAAGAAAGCAGTAAAGAAAGCAGTGAAGAAAGCAGTAAAGAAAGCAGTAAAGAAAGCAGTAAAGAAAGCAGTAAAGAAAGCAGTAAAGAAAGCAGTAAAGAAAGCAGTAAAGAAAGCAGTAAAGAAAGCAGTAAAGAAAGCAGTAAAAAAAGCAGTAAAGAAAGCAGTAAAAATggtaatagcaataataataataccaaTGGGGGCAACAGTAGTAGTATTAATAACGATAACGATAGGGGTAATAATGACAATGGAATGTTAAATAACAACTGCAGTAGGAACGACAAAGCCTACAGTTATTTCGATCCTTATAATATCTTGTTAAATGTCCTGAATAAATCCAACTATGCAGATGAAACAGAAGAATGTGCAGTagatgataatataattgaaaaaaatattgcaaaGGCTTATATTAAAGATTATGTGaatagaaataaagaaaaaccagaaatttcttttaacaATAGTAGGATTAATAGTACTTCCTTAAATgattgttataatatatgcgatcgtatttataattacattattGACAGTGGCATTCgtagtattatttataacagTGCAAAAATTGGCAGtgatgaaaatgataatgGAGAGGAACAGAAGCTGCAGGAGCAGCACGTGGAACGGGAAAACGCCAAGGAAAGTAACAACGAAGATTGTAAGAACCGTAGTAACAATACCATTAAGAACAATAATAGTATCAACAATATCACTATTAGGAGCAGGAGcaagaataatatttgtgATAGTTCTGAAGGAAGAAATAAAGGAAAGACACTTATAAGTTTCCTTTCTCAAGAACTGGTTAACTCAACGGAAATTTCTGATTTTGACTTAACATATGGTAGCAATGTTTTTCAAGATAATATCAAacatagaaataaaaaaatacaaaaaaaggaaagggAAAGGGAAAATCCTAAAATTGAAAGTTCATgtattaaatgtaattttaataGAGAAATTgacaatttattttatagcaACAGGTACAGTAACACATCGAACAATGATAAATCATACCATGATACATCGCACATTGATACATCGCACATTGATACATCGCACATTGATACATCGCACATTGATACGTCGCACATTGATACATCGCACATTGATACGTCGCACATTGATGCATCGTACATTGATACATCGTACATTGATACATCGTACAATGATACTTTGATAGAAGGGATACAAGAGGAAAAAGAAGCGTACGAAGCGTATGAAGCGCAAGAAGTGGGAGTATATGTCGGTGAGCAAAGTAATAAGCACAGGTTATCATCAAATAGTAATTCCCagttaataattaataaaaaaaattttgaattaataaagaattttattaagcaagtgaaggaaaaaaattgcGATGAGTATATAAACGCAAATGATGTtcatgataataataaatgtaatgatggaaataaagaaattataaagtTCAGTGATAATCCAAACGACCTTTACGATGAtctaaataataacaataaggTTGACATAATAAATGACCATAGTAATAACGTTAATAAGAAACTTAATCAGTTTCATAATAACAAGGATAACGAGGATAATAAAAGCGAATATAACAACAGCCGTAGGAATAATGAAAGCGCAAATGGCATACTGCAGTATTATAGatcattaaaagaaaattactataaattaaaaaatagaaataatttgAACAGAATATTAATTACTGACTcgttaaataataattaa